Proteins found in one Exiguobacterium sp. 9-2 genomic segment:
- a CDS encoding M15 family metallopeptidase produces MKRGTIFGWIVFLLTMFAIGLFLAASMNRMPTILMDQPELGIDSCPRDVAGENRLINASEANLKRLHPAVEAGAKDLIRVAHSCYNIDIKITQGYRSIQQQNTLFEQGRSEAGEVVTNARGGESMHNYGLAIDFVQLVNGQISYDLEYDGNRSGKSDWREVADIGKALDFEWGGDWKRFVDYPHFEMTFGYSLDELKAGERPSRSEKAKRTEEVEDLLNT; encoded by the coding sequence ATGAAACGGGGAACAATCTTCGGTTGGATCGTATTTTTATTGACGATGTTTGCGATTGGATTGTTTCTTGCGGCATCCATGAACCGGATGCCGACGATTTTGATGGACCAACCGGAACTCGGGATTGATAGTTGCCCACGAGACGTAGCAGGGGAAAACCGTTTGATCAATGCAAGCGAGGCGAACCTGAAGCGTCTCCATCCAGCTGTCGAGGCAGGGGCAAAGGATCTGATCCGTGTTGCACATTCTTGCTACAATATCGATATCAAGATCACGCAAGGGTACCGCTCGATCCAGCAACAGAACACACTTTTTGAACAAGGGCGTTCTGAGGCAGGTGAAGTCGTCACGAATGCACGAGGCGGTGAATCGATGCATAACTACGGACTTGCAATTGATTTCGTGCAACTCGTAAATGGACAGATTTCGTATGATCTTGAGTATGATGGGAATCGGTCAGGGAAAAGTGATTGGCGTGAAGTCGCTGATATCGGGAAAGCACTCGATTTTGAATGGGGAGGCGATTGGAAGCGATTCGTCGATTACCCTCATTTTGAGATGACGTTCGGGTATTCGCTCGACGAACTGAAGGCTGGTGAACGTCCAAGCCGTTCGGAAAAAGCGAAACGAACAGAAGAAGTCGAAGATTTGTTGAATACATGA
- a CDS encoding lipid II:glycine glycyltransferase FemX: MTYQPIVVTIDQFETFVKTHPKGDLLQLPAWGEVKSATGWTHERIAVGTTSGEIAGVGLLLFKKVPKLPFTLCYAPRGFVVDYTDTDALRALRDEAIRVAKQQKAIAIKFDPNVEREEYPGLLQEMQGLGFKHNGFGGGFDYAQPRFTMETNLEGTEKEIFDGFHSKFRYNVRLAERKGIVCEQADREGLKTFAKLMVETGERDGFSIRGLDYFENLYDHLHPKGDAVLFLTKLDVVRALENTEALLLQADKELSKIHRQLEKETAEKKLKSLNNRLEQTTAQIEKAEKSKTELMTIAAKHPNGVILSGGLLTLAGRRSYYLYGASSNEYREFMPNHLMQWTMMQYAKEHGALSYDFGGVSGSTDPDDHYAGLYAFKSGWGSRMIEKIGEFDYVLNRPLYLLLETGLPILQKLRKKLRR; encoded by the coding sequence GTGACTTATCAACCAATCGTTGTAACCATAGATCAATTTGAAACATTCGTAAAAACACATCCAAAAGGCGACTTACTTCAGCTTCCAGCATGGGGAGAAGTCAAAAGCGCGACAGGATGGACACATGAACGGATCGCGGTCGGAACAACTTCTGGTGAGATTGCCGGAGTTGGTCTGCTCTTGTTTAAGAAAGTACCGAAGCTACCGTTCACGCTTTGTTATGCACCGCGCGGTTTCGTCGTCGATTATACGGATACGGACGCACTTCGTGCTCTTCGTGATGAAGCGATACGTGTCGCAAAACAACAGAAGGCGATTGCGATTAAATTCGATCCGAACGTCGAGCGGGAAGAATATCCAGGTCTGTTACAGGAGATGCAAGGACTTGGCTTCAAACATAACGGTTTTGGCGGCGGTTTTGACTACGCGCAACCACGCTTTACGATGGAGACGAATCTTGAAGGAACAGAAAAAGAGATCTTCGACGGTTTCCATTCGAAGTTCCGCTACAACGTCCGTCTTGCTGAACGCAAAGGGATCGTATGCGAACAAGCGGATCGTGAAGGACTCAAGACATTTGCGAAGCTGATGGTCGAGACGGGCGAACGGGATGGGTTCTCGATCCGCGGTCTGGATTATTTCGAGAATCTGTATGATCATCTCCATCCAAAGGGTGATGCGGTCTTGTTTTTGACGAAACTTGATGTCGTACGTGCTCTTGAGAATACGGAAGCCTTATTACTTCAAGCCGATAAGGAACTCTCGAAGATTCACCGTCAGCTTGAGAAAGAGACGGCTGAGAAGAAGCTAAAAAGCTTAAACAATCGCTTGGAGCAGACGACAGCACAAATCGAAAAAGCAGAGAAGTCGAAAACGGAACTGATGACGATTGCTGCCAAACATCCAAACGGTGTCATCCTGTCTGGTGGTCTTTTGACGCTTGCTGGTCGTCGTTCCTATTACTTATATGGAGCCTCATCGAACGAGTACCGGGAATTCATGCCGAACCATTTGATGCAATGGACGATGATGCAATATGCGAAAGAACATGGTGCGCTCTCCTATGACTTCGGTGGAGTCAGTGGTTCGACCGACCCGGATGATCATTACGCGGGACTCTATGCCTTTAAATCTGGGTGGGGCAGCCGAATGATTGAAAAAATCGGTGAGTTTGATTATGTACTCAATCGTCCGCTCTATCTGTTGCTTGAGACGGGGTTACCGATTCTACAAAAACTTCGGAAGAAGCTTCGCCGCTGA
- a CDS encoding UDP-N-acetylmuramoyl-L-alanyl-D-glutamate--2,6-diaminopimelate ligase — MNLAELIQVIQTQKIERMVEVDVTSITTDSRDVKPGTLFVAIKGYTVDGHDYAKQAEAQGAVAIVAEQPVNVSIPVILVRSTSRAIAELAGKFYDYPSEKMRMIGITGTNGKTTTTTIVRDILAHLGRKTGIIGTVEVKIGDRVVPSRNTTPQSSELQAFLHQMHKEDVQDVIMEVSSHGLELGRVTGVDYDIAGFTNLTHDHLDFHKTFENYARAKGLLFAQLGQRLSTEKVAVLNADDPTSELYEMMTGARVMTYGIDNAADLRATAIEQSLQQTTFTMMYKEEQVDVTANFIGRFNVYNLLLATGILLSCGYDLTTIAGAISAIRPAKGRMQRLPIEGYNVYVDYAHTPDGIEQCLKALVDVPKEKIVFLIGTGGNRDVTKRPKMGELASTYAGTVVITTDDPRYEAYESITSGIAKGMTHDQFIEIGDREEAVRYAARLARPDNIVILAGKGHEKYQIIGDEKIPLDEEVIVKEMIRQMEEQK, encoded by the coding sequence TTGAATTTAGCTGAACTGATTCAAGTCATACAGACGCAAAAAATCGAACGAATGGTAGAAGTGGACGTCACGTCCATCACGACCGATTCACGGGATGTTAAACCGGGAACATTGTTCGTCGCCATCAAAGGGTATACTGTTGATGGACACGACTATGCCAAACAGGCAGAAGCACAAGGAGCGGTCGCAATCGTTGCGGAACAACCGGTCAATGTGTCGATTCCTGTCATTCTCGTTCGTAGTACATCACGTGCCATTGCCGAATTGGCTGGCAAATTCTATGATTATCCTTCTGAAAAGATGCGGATGATTGGTATTACAGGAACGAACGGGAAAACGACGACGACGACGATTGTCCGTGATATATTAGCGCACCTTGGTCGGAAAACGGGTATCATCGGAACGGTCGAAGTCAAGATTGGTGACCGCGTCGTACCAAGTCGCAATACGACACCACAAAGCTCCGAATTACAAGCATTTTTGCATCAAATGCATAAAGAAGATGTCCAAGACGTCATCATGGAAGTCTCTTCGCATGGACTAGAGCTTGGTCGAGTAACGGGTGTCGATTACGACATTGCGGGATTCACGAATCTGACGCATGATCACCTCGATTTTCACAAAACGTTTGAGAACTATGCGCGTGCCAAAGGATTGTTATTCGCACAGCTCGGACAACGGCTGTCGACAGAGAAAGTCGCGGTCTTGAATGCCGATGATCCGACGAGCGAACTGTACGAAATGATGACAGGTGCTCGTGTCATGACGTACGGTATCGACAACGCAGCTGACCTCCGAGCAACAGCGATTGAACAGTCACTTCAACAAACGACGTTCACGATGATGTACAAAGAAGAACAAGTCGACGTCACGGCGAATTTCATCGGTCGCTTTAACGTCTACAATCTGTTGCTTGCGACAGGGATCCTCTTGTCTTGCGGATACGACCTAACGACGATTGCAGGAGCGATTTCAGCAATCCGTCCGGCAAAAGGTCGGATGCAACGCTTACCAATCGAAGGATATAACGTGTATGTCGACTACGCGCATACTCCTGACGGCATTGAACAGTGTCTGAAAGCACTCGTTGACGTACCGAAGGAAAAGATCGTCTTCCTGATCGGGACAGGTGGAAACCGCGACGTGACGAAACGACCGAAGATGGGCGAACTGGCTTCGACCTACGCAGGAACCGTCGTCATCACGACGGATGATCCACGATATGAAGCATATGAGTCAATTACATCCGGCATCGCCAAAGGGATGACCCACGATCAGTTCATTGAAATCGGTGATCGGGAAGAGGCCGTGCGTTATGCAGCACGACTCGCACGACCAGATAATATCGTCATCTTAGCCGGTAAAGGTCATGAAAAATATCAAATCATTGGGGATGAGAAAATCCCTCTCGATGAGGAAGTCATCGTCAAAGAGATGATACGGCAAATGGAGGAACAGAAGTGA
- a CDS encoding DNA translocase FtsK translates to MATTKRKTVRKKTPPRKRPAAKKQRQPIAYRTYATIIAIVSLLAFVLAFGEFGKVGLALADGGERLIGQFGSLLYGGIGAVLLLLLSNASRAQKWAWSMLLMGSVVWIDLMLGAPRGILNGWLYQNAAYYISSSGAFLIGLFFIGAAVHLLHPSFYGELWLGLRERAEEFRNRERTPRPRIEKDLTPKPVREKKAKTLRPATVEEPIETEQEAEDPSVNIQDVPIIGFTDHVEPQAAETQGPLTMTETPDGYQLPSLDLLAEPTSKDLSGENKRLKDNATKLIATLKSFGIGAKVLKIHLGPSVTKYEIEPKQGIKLSRITGLADDLALALAAKDIRIEAPIPGKAAVGIEVPNREVAMVSLREVLGAESVQSDNDRLLVALGRSISGETVTAKLNKMPHVLVAGSTGSGKSVCINGMIVSILMRARPDEVRLMMIDPKMVELNVYNGIPHLLAPVVTDPKKAAQALKQVVSEMERRYEIFSQNGARNIEGYNALIDKMNAEEKVHQRLPYIVVIVDELADLMMVASNEVEDAIMRLAQMARAAGIHMVIATQRPSVDIITGVIKANIPSRIAFSVSSATDSRTILDTGGADKLLGRGDMLLLGNGMNKPVRVQGAFLSDEEVEKVVNHVISQQKAQYVEAMIPKDVPEGETEVDDSLYDEVVQFILTQETASTSMIQRKYRIGYNRAARLIDALEENGLIGPSEGSKPRRVMGR, encoded by the coding sequence ATGGCGACGACGAAACGAAAAACCGTACGAAAAAAAACGCCGCCACGGAAACGACCGGCAGCGAAGAAACAACGTCAGCCGATTGCGTATCGTACATATGCGACCATCATCGCAATCGTTTCACTACTTGCCTTCGTTCTCGCATTTGGGGAATTCGGGAAAGTCGGACTGGCGCTAGCTGATGGAGGAGAACGATTAATCGGTCAGTTCGGTTCCTTATTATACGGCGGGATAGGTGCCGTGCTACTCTTGCTACTATCGAACGCGTCACGGGCTCAGAAATGGGCATGGTCGATGCTACTAATGGGTTCAGTCGTCTGGATTGATCTAATGCTCGGAGCACCGCGTGGTATTCTCAATGGATGGCTCTATCAAAACGCAGCATATTACATTTCAAGTAGCGGTGCCTTCTTGATTGGTCTGTTCTTCATCGGCGCAGCTGTTCATCTACTACACCCTTCATTTTATGGAGAGCTATGGCTTGGACTGCGGGAACGCGCAGAAGAATTTCGTAATCGTGAACGGACACCTCGTCCTCGGATCGAAAAAGACCTGACACCGAAACCGGTCCGCGAGAAAAAAGCAAAGACGTTGCGACCAGCAACTGTTGAGGAACCAATCGAAACAGAGCAAGAAGCAGAGGATCCTTCGGTCAACATTCAAGACGTTCCAATTATCGGCTTTACGGATCACGTTGAACCGCAAGCAGCGGAGACACAAGGACCACTGACGATGACGGAGACACCGGACGGATATCAATTGCCGTCGCTTGATTTATTAGCAGAGCCGACGTCCAAAGACTTATCGGGTGAGAATAAGCGACTAAAGGATAATGCGACGAAATTGATTGCGACCTTAAAATCGTTCGGGATCGGAGCGAAAGTGTTGAAGATTCATCTCGGACCAAGTGTCACGAAGTATGAGATTGAACCAAAACAAGGTATCAAGCTTAGTCGGATCACAGGACTCGCCGATGATTTAGCGCTTGCGTTAGCGGCGAAAGATATTCGAATCGAAGCACCGATTCCTGGTAAAGCGGCTGTCGGAATCGAGGTGCCAAACCGTGAAGTCGCCATGGTATCACTTCGAGAAGTGTTAGGAGCGGAGAGCGTTCAATCCGACAATGATCGTTTGCTCGTCGCACTCGGACGAAGCATTTCTGGTGAGACGGTGACAGCAAAGCTGAATAAGATGCCACACGTCTTAGTTGCCGGTTCGACCGGTTCCGGTAAATCGGTCTGCATTAACGGGATGATCGTCTCAATTTTGATGCGAGCTCGACCGGATGAAGTCCGCCTGATGATGATTGACCCGAAAATGGTCGAATTAAACGTCTACAACGGTATTCCTCATCTTTTGGCACCGGTCGTCACCGATCCGAAAAAGGCGGCGCAGGCGTTAAAACAGGTCGTCTCGGAAATGGAACGTCGTTATGAGATTTTCAGTCAAAACGGAGCGCGCAACATCGAAGGCTACAATGCACTAATCGATAAGATGAACGCAGAGGAAAAAGTGCATCAACGATTACCGTATATTGTCGTCATCGTTGATGAGTTAGCCGACTTGATGATGGTCGCGTCAAACGAAGTTGAAGATGCAATCATGCGACTTGCACAAATGGCGCGAGCAGCTGGGATTCACATGGTTATCGCGACCCAGCGACCAAGTGTTGATATCATCACTGGTGTCATCAAAGCGAATATTCCGTCACGTATCGCCTTCAGTGTGTCGAGTGCGACGGATTCACGGACGATCCTTGATACGGGAGGTGCTGATAAATTGCTTGGACGAGGGGATATGTTGTTGCTCGGTAACGGCATGAACAAACCCGTCCGTGTACAAGGTGCGTTCTTATCAGACGAAGAAGTCGAGAAGGTTGTCAATCATGTCATCAGTCAACAAAAAGCGCAGTATGTTGAAGCGATGATTCCAAAAGATGTACCTGAAGGTGAAACAGAGGTCGATGACTCACTCTATGATGAGGTCGTCCAGTTCATTCTGACCCAAGAGACGGCATCGACGTCGATGATTCAACGAAAGTATCGTATCGGCTACAACCGAGCTGCCCGGTTGATTGATGCTCTAGAAGAAAATGGTCTGATTGGTCCTTCTGAAGGATCAAAACCACGCCGCGTCATGGGACGTTAA
- a CDS encoding GntR family transcriptional regulator, whose translation MSIKLDHRLLYLRVIEKIKSDIDDGVYKEGEKLPSEFELSKQLGVSRATLREALRILEDENIVIRKHGVGTFINARPPFTSGIEELYSVTEMIARAGMIPTSEVLSSEMVQPTERDRERFQLGPDELVYRIERIRLAGDVPVVYCIDKIPSHYIKNEEQFTSSTSLFDALEKELGRRVTHAVTHIEPRIDPKIAEQLHTDQPLLALRQTHYDELDRSVLFSANYFRADKFDFHVIRKRV comes from the coding sequence ATGTCGATTAAACTAGATCATCGTTTGCTTTATTTACGTGTGATTGAAAAAATCAAGTCAGACATCGATGACGGCGTTTACAAGGAAGGCGAGAAGCTCCCTTCAGAGTTTGAACTTTCAAAGCAACTTGGCGTCAGTCGAGCTACTCTTCGAGAGGCATTACGAATTCTTGAAGATGAGAACATTGTCATCCGTAAACACGGTGTCGGTACGTTTATCAATGCAAGACCACCGTTTACTTCTGGTATCGAGGAGTTATACAGCGTGACAGAGATGATCGCGCGCGCAGGCATGATTCCGACCTCAGAAGTGCTATCATCCGAGATGGTCCAACCGACTGAACGCGACCGAGAACGCTTTCAACTTGGTCCGGATGAATTGGTATATCGAATCGAACGAATCCGGCTCGCAGGAGATGTTCCTGTCGTCTATTGTATCGATAAGATTCCAAGCCATTATATTAAAAATGAAGAGCAGTTCACCTCTTCGACATCATTGTTTGATGCTTTAGAAAAAGAACTCGGACGACGTGTCACACATGCTGTGACGCATATCGAGCCGCGTATTGATCCGAAAATCGCTGAACAATTACATACGGACCAACCTCTGCTCGCTTTGCGTCAGACGCATTATGATGAGCTCGACCGTTCCGTTCTTTTTTCAGCGAACTATTTCCGAGCAGATAAGTTCGATTTCCACGTCATCCGTAAACGTGTGTGA
- a CDS encoding BMP family lipoprotein produces MKKKQVIVSMMSVATVGLAACGGSGEKADQKDQFSVAMVADKGGIDDKSFNQSAWEGLQAYGKDNKLKQNEGFSYLQSKSQQDYQPNLSRLARGGEDLVFGIGNTFNEDVKTVADQFKDTQFAIVDNVVEGKNVTSITFKENEGAYLAGIVAAMETKKDHIGFVGGMKMDVIERFRAGFEAGAKSVNPKIKIDVQYAEDFAAPEKGQAIAAGMYGKGADIIFPAAGGTGNGVFTEAKNRKKNGEDVSVIGVDRDQKEEGMPEDVTLTSVIKRVDRAVEDTANAAKEGKLEGGKTVRYGLKEDGVDIIPSEKISKKTMTALEKAKAAVVSGKIEVPEQ; encoded by the coding sequence ATGAAGAAAAAACAGGTAATCGTATCGATGATGTCAGTAGCAACAGTTGGACTTGCAGCCTGCGGCGGTTCAGGTGAGAAAGCTGACCAAAAAGATCAGTTCTCTGTCGCTATGGTAGCGGATAAAGGTGGAATCGATGATAAATCGTTCAACCAATCAGCTTGGGAAGGTCTGCAAGCGTACGGTAAAGATAACAAACTCAAGCAAAATGAAGGGTTCTCTTATTTACAGTCTAAATCACAACAAGATTATCAACCGAACTTGTCACGTCTTGCACGTGGTGGAGAAGATCTCGTTTTCGGTATCGGGAATACATTCAATGAAGATGTTAAGACCGTAGCAGATCAATTCAAGGATACACAATTTGCAATCGTTGATAATGTCGTTGAAGGGAAAAACGTCACATCGATTACATTTAAGGAAAATGAAGGGGCGTATCTTGCAGGGATCGTTGCTGCTATGGAGACGAAAAAAGATCACATCGGTTTCGTCGGTGGCATGAAAATGGACGTCATCGAGCGGTTCCGAGCTGGTTTCGAAGCTGGAGCGAAATCCGTCAATCCAAAAATCAAAATCGATGTTCAGTACGCAGAGGACTTCGCAGCACCTGAAAAAGGTCAAGCCATCGCAGCCGGCATGTACGGTAAAGGAGCGGATATCATCTTCCCAGCAGCAGGCGGTACAGGAAATGGTGTCTTCACAGAAGCGAAGAACCGTAAGAAAAATGGAGAAGATGTATCGGTCATCGGTGTCGACCGTGATCAAAAAGAAGAAGGTATGCCGGAAGACGTGACGTTAACATCGGTCATCAAACGTGTCGACCGCGCAGTTGAAGATACAGCTAACGCAGCGAAAGAGGGAAAACTCGAAGGTGGTAAAACGGTTCGTTATGGTCTGAAAGAAGACGGCGTTGATATCATCCCATCTGAAAAAATCTCGAAGAAGACGATGACTGCGCTTGAGAAAGCAAAAGCGGCTGTCGTTTCAGGGAAAATCGAAGTACCTGAGCAATAA
- a CDS encoding ribonuclease J — translation MSKKKTEKVSVFALGGAGEIGKNMYVVELDEDIFVIDAGLMFPGDEMLGIDKVIPDISYLKENKERIQGIFITHGHEDHIGALSYVLRDLKVPVYGTRLTLGLIEHKLKEAGLLKKADLRPIDAKTKLTVAGHFITFFRVNHSIPDAVGVCIQTSQGAIVHTGDFKFDYTPVDGKQADFGKIAAIGQRGVLCLLSDSTNAERPGMSGSESIVGSELNDVIYEAPGRVIVASFASNIHRLQQVFAAAEANNRKVAVVGRSMVNNVEVAQRLNYLRFKQKTLIDLSDINRLDDNQVVILTTGSQGEPMAALTRMARNAHKQVNIRLNDTVVVAASPIPGNEKSVSKTIDLLFRAGANVIYNQRKVHVSGHGHAEDLKLMLNLIKPKFFLPIHGEFRMQKAHSRLAQTVGVNANNIFIIENGDVVEFEKRKARMSRKVNAGNVLIDGIGVGDVGNIVLRDRRLLSQDGVVLCVITISRKNKTIVSGPEIISRGFVYMRESEDMINEANRIVAKQLQGKLNGELDWTEMKSLIRDKLSAYLYEQTKRRPMILPIIMEI, via the coding sequence GTGTCAAAGAAGAAGACGGAAAAAGTAAGCGTCTTTGCTCTTGGTGGCGCCGGTGAGATCGGTAAGAACATGTACGTCGTCGAACTCGACGAGGACATCTTCGTCATCGATGCCGGGTTAATGTTCCCAGGAGATGAGATGCTTGGAATCGATAAAGTCATTCCAGACATCAGTTATTTAAAAGAAAACAAAGAGCGGATTCAAGGGATTTTCATTACCCATGGTCACGAGGATCATATCGGGGCACTCAGTTACGTCTTGCGTGACTTGAAGGTACCTGTTTACGGAACACGTTTGACGCTCGGTTTGATTGAACACAAATTAAAAGAAGCCGGTTTATTGAAAAAGGCAGATCTTCGTCCAATTGATGCCAAGACGAAATTAACCGTTGCAGGTCATTTTATTACGTTCTTCCGGGTCAACCACTCGATTCCGGATGCAGTTGGGGTTTGTATTCAAACGTCTCAAGGTGCCATCGTTCATACGGGGGATTTCAAGTTCGATTACACACCAGTCGATGGAAAACAAGCAGACTTCGGGAAAATTGCAGCGATTGGTCAACGGGGCGTACTGTGCTTGCTGTCTGACTCGACGAATGCAGAGCGACCAGGGATGTCTGGGTCAGAATCGATTGTCGGTTCTGAATTGAACGACGTCATTTATGAAGCGCCGGGTCGTGTGATTGTAGCTTCATTCGCTTCGAACATTCATCGTCTACAACAAGTGTTTGCAGCAGCAGAAGCGAACAATCGAAAAGTAGCGGTCGTCGGTCGTAGCATGGTCAACAACGTTGAAGTGGCACAGCGTTTGAATTACTTACGCTTCAAGCAGAAAACATTGATTGATCTATCTGACATCAATCGCCTCGATGATAACCAAGTCGTCATCTTGACGACAGGATCTCAAGGTGAGCCAATGGCAGCCTTGACACGAATGGCACGTAACGCACACAAGCAAGTCAATATTCGCTTGAATGATACGGTTGTCGTCGCGGCTTCCCCAATTCCAGGTAACGAGAAGTCGGTTTCGAAAACGATCGATCTCTTATTCCGTGCGGGTGCGAATGTTATCTACAACCAACGGAAAGTACACGTTTCCGGTCACGGTCATGCGGAAGATCTGAAGCTGATGCTCAACTTGATCAAACCGAAATTCTTCCTACCGATTCACGGAGAATTCCGGATGCAAAAGGCACACAGTCGTCTCGCACAGACGGTTGGCGTCAATGCGAACAATATCTTCATCATCGAGAATGGAGATGTCGTTGAGTTTGAGAAGCGTAAAGCACGGATGTCACGGAAAGTGAACGCCGGAAACGTCTTGATCGACGGAATCGGTGTTGGTGATGTCGGAAACATCGTCCTTCGTGATCGTCGCTTGTTGTCACAAGATGGTGTCGTCCTCTGTGTCATTACGATTAGCCGAAAAAACAAAACGATCGTCTCGGGACCCGAAATCATTTCTCGTGGATTCGTCTATATGCGTGAATCAGAAGATATGATCAATGAAGCGAACCGAATCGTCGCGAAACAACTACAAGGTAAATTAAACGGAGAATTGGATTGGACGGAGATGAAGTCGTTGATTCGAGATAAACTCAGTGCTTATCTCTATGAACAGACGAAACGCCGCCCGATGATTCTTCCAATCATCATGGAGATTTAA
- a CDS encoding BMP family lipoprotein encodes MKKKSLLALAATGLAMSSVLAACGGNDDSKDSGSGSKSEGFKVGMVTDTGGVDDKSFNQSAWEGIQKFGKDNDLKEGTGYKYLQSAKQSDYQPNLQQLARAKYDLILGIGFLMAEDIGKVADQFKKNNFALVDQVVDKPNVASIVFKENEGSFLVGVVAGLTTKTDKVGFVGGVNSDLIKKFESGFKAGVKAANPKAEIEIQYAEDFNAAEKGQAIASGMYGKKVDVIYHAAGGTGQGVFTEAKNRKKNGEDVWVIGVDRDQVEEGMPENVTLTSMVKRVDTAVEQVAKDTKDGNFPAGKVVEFGLKDGGVDIAPSKDNVSKEALDKVEEYKKQIIDGDIKVPSTDDEYKEYEASLK; translated from the coding sequence ATGAAAAAGAAGTCACTTCTCGCATTAGCAGCAACAGGTTTAGCAATGAGTTCCGTCCTTGCAGCATGTGGTGGCAACGACGATTCGAAAGATTCAGGTAGCGGCAGCAAATCAGAAGGCTTTAAAGTAGGTATGGTTACAGATACAGGCGGCGTGGATGATAAATCATTCAACCAATCTGCTTGGGAAGGTATCCAAAAGTTCGGGAAAGACAATGACTTAAAAGAAGGTACTGGCTATAAATATCTCCAATCTGCAAAACAATCAGACTATCAACCGAACCTTCAGCAATTAGCACGTGCAAAATACGACTTAATTCTCGGGATTGGTTTCTTGATGGCTGAAGATATCGGTAAAGTAGCGGATCAGTTCAAAAAGAACAACTTCGCACTCGTTGACCAAGTCGTCGATAAACCAAACGTCGCTTCAATCGTCTTCAAAGAAAACGAAGGTTCGTTCCTCGTTGGTGTCGTTGCAGGTCTAACGACGAAAACAGATAAAGTTGGATTTGTCGGTGGTGTCAACTCGGACTTGATCAAAAAGTTCGAAAGCGGATTTAAAGCAGGTGTTAAAGCGGCTAACCCGAAAGCGGAAATCGAAATTCAATACGCAGAAGATTTCAACGCTGCAGAAAAAGGACAAGCAATCGCTTCAGGTATGTACGGTAAAAAAGTCGACGTCATCTATCACGCAGCTGGTGGTACTGGACAAGGGGTATTCACAGAAGCGAAAAACCGTAAAAAGAACGGTGAAGATGTTTGGGTTATCGGTGTAGACCGTGACCAAGTCGAAGAAGGTATGCCAGAGAACGTCACATTGACATCGATGGTCAAACGTGTGGATACAGCAGTAGAGCAAGTCGCGAAAGACACGAAGGACGGCAACTTCCCAGCAGGTAAAGTCGTTGAGTTCGGTCTAAAAGACGGCGGTGTCGATATCGCTCCTTCAAAAGACAACGTCTCAAAAGAAGCACTCGACAAAGTCGAAGAGTACAAAAAACAAATCATCGATGGTGACATTAAAGTTCCATCGACTGACGACGAGTATAAAGAGTACGAAGCGTCACTTAAATAA